One window from the genome of Salvia splendens isolate huo1 chromosome 9, SspV2, whole genome shotgun sequence encodes:
- the LOC121749414 gene encoding ubiquitin carboxyl-terminal hydrolase 21-like: MADDDLYVYYMPDDENDTRAFSSHKPPDKSAHDLSNHAILGVGLENLGNTCFMNSVLQCIIHTVPLLQPILSTQSANNCNKKQFCLLSALRDLIFQCLVSNATVSPVDLVNNLTYISSNFKRSQQEDAHEFFQCFLDRLGSCHEWGSIVQRVFGGRLVSNLMCCNCGHCSDTYEPSIDLSLEIDDADNLFTALYSFTKVERIGDLQTKFTCQKCKERVYVDKKLSFDQPPQVALLHLKRFINYGSFVQKIDKHVVFPLDLDLQPFTRRANHNHVSEDLEYVLYAVVVHVGLSPTSGHYYCYIRLSAGIWFCFDDSKVELVDEEYVLSQEAYLLFYAKKSTPWFSSFIETQKEYLYSTTWHTSPVSVLDNSMSPYLDNRFSVSWNTGRGRIKDIGVRNETKGIVCIAPHQKQSPVMFEKANYKKEVSVPQKSPIDIEAILRSPSPEIYTKDSTDADISSDMQVSAFLAASEECRLSLRQKTIGGGYG, from the exons ATGGCCGACGACGATTTATACGTGTACTACATGCCGGATGATGAGAACGATACTCGTGCCTTTTCTTCGCATAAGCCACCGGACAAATCTGCACACGACTTGTCTAATCATGCTATCTTA GGAGTTGGCCTCGAAAATTTAGGCAACACTTGCTTTATGAATTCAGTTTTGCAGTGCATTATTCACACTGTTCCACTTCTTCAGCCAATTCTCTCAACTCAATCTGCCAATAATT GTAATAAGAAGCAGTTTTGTTTGCTAAGTGCATTGCGGGATTTGATTTTTCAATGTCTTGTTTCGAATGCCACTGTCTCACCTGTTGATCTTGTCAACAATTTGACTT ATATATCATCGAACTTCAAAAGATCGCAGCAGGAAGATGCTCATGAATTCTTTCAGTGCTTTTTGGATAGGCTCGGTTCATGTCATGAATGGGGCAGCATAGTGCAACGAGTATTTGGCGGTCGCCTTGTCAGCAAT TTAATGTGCTGTAACTGTGGTCACTGCTCCGACACTTATGAACCATCAATCGACCTGAGTTTGGAGATTGATGACGCGGACAATTTGTTTACTGCTCTCTACTCTTTCACAAAGGTTGAAAGGATAGGAGATCTGCAGACTAAGTTTACATGTCAAAAGTGTAAAGAGCGAGTGTACGTTGACAAGAAACTTTCGTTCGACCAGCCTCCTCAAGTAGCACTACTTCATTTGAAGAGGTTCATAAATTATGGCAGTTTTGTTCAAAAGATCGATAAACATGTCGTGTTTCCCTTAGATTTGGACTTGCAGCCTTTCACTCGCCGCGCCAATCATAATCATGTGAGTGAAGATCTTGAATATGTGCTCTATGCTGTTGTGGTGCACGTCGGATTAAGTCCTACATCAGGCCACTACTACTGCTATATACGCTTATCTGCTGGCATAtggttttgttttgatgattcAAAG GTTGAGCTGGTCGATGAAGAATATGTGCTATCACAAGAGGCTTATCTCCTCTTCTATGCAAAAAAAAGCACTCCCTGGTTTTCAAGTTTCATTGAAACACAaaaagaatatttatattcaaCTACGTGGCACACATCGCCTGTATCCGTGTTAGACAACTCAATGTCTCCCTATTTGGACAACAGGTTTAGCGTAAGTTGGAATACGGGAAGAGGCCGCATCAAAGATATTGGTGTGAGGAATGAAACCAAGGGGATAGTATGCATAGCACCACACCAAAAACAGTCTCCAGTTATGTTTGAAAAGGCTAACTATAAGAAGGAGGTTAGTGTTCCCCAAAAGAGTCCAATTGATATTGAAGCAATTTTGAGATCTCCAAGTCCTGAGATATACACAAAAGACTCAACTG ATGCTGATATTTCGTCTGATATGCAGGTTTCAGCTTTTCTTGCAGCCTCTGAGGAATGCAGACTGTCTCTCAGGCAAAAGACGATTGGAGGAGGATATGGATGA
- the LOC121747300 gene encoding uncharacterized protein LOC121747300 → MEYDLANLTNLGRRELKVTFVRKRCSSYSMNNLSIIHLLSGIFRLRRPTKRERNFLMQNLYHLPSTLVIKPRLMIWRHQLHWRNSQGHRQFLVLICLVRSQALLLTLLRVSLLISCLSRHNKISPL, encoded by the exons ATGGAATACGACTTAGCTAACTTAactaacttgggacggagggaattaAAGGTTACATTTGTTAGAAAGAGATGTAGTAGCTACTCCATGAATAACTTGAGCATAATCCATCTATTATCTGGCATCTTCAGGTTGAGGAGACCGACGAAGCGAGAAAGAAATTTTCTAATGCAAAATCTATATCATCTGCCCAGTACTTTGGTAATCAAACCAAGGCTAATGATTTGGAGGCATCAGCTACATTGGAGAAATTCTCA GGGTCATCGTCAATTTCTAGTGCTGATCTGTTTGGTCAGGAGTCAGGCTCTTCTGTTGACGTTACTGCGAGTGAGCTTATTAATAAGCTGTCTTTCCAG GCACAACAAGATATCTCCTCTCTAA